TTCCTTGATATTTACACAAATTTCATATAAACAATTTTAAAAACAGAAACATTGTGTACTGCCGCTTAAAAACTTTTTATTAATCCCATCAGTTAAGATTTAGGGTATGATAATGAAAACGTTATAACGGAGGGCACCTATGCAAATCACAATTATTACAGTTGGGAAATTAAAAGAGAAGTACTTGCAAATGGGAATCGATGAATATGCGAAGCGGCTATCCAGTTATGCCAAGCTTCAGATTATAGAATTACCAGACGAGAAGGCTCCTGAGAACTTAAGTGAGGCAGGGGAAATTCAAGTTAAAGATAAAGAGGGGCTGAGGATTCTAAGCAATATTAAACCAGATAGCTATTGCATTGCTCTAGCAATTGAAGGGAAGCAGCAATCCTCAGAGCAGCTGGCTGAATCCATGGACAAGCTAGCAACCTATGGCAAAAGCCATATCACCTTTGTCATTGGTGGGAGTTTGGGATTAAGTCAAGAAGTACTGAAAAGAGCTGATGAGAAACTATCATTCTCGAAAATGACATTTCCACACCAGCTCATGCGGTTGATATTGTTGGAGCAGGTGTATCGGGCGTTTAGGATCATAAAGGGTGAACCTTACCATAAATGATTACGGTTTTAAGAAAATTTAGCATTTTCAATACATAGAGGTGGTGAGATGAAGGCGAGCAATCGAACAAAGGAAGTTCATATCTTTCTCATTTATGTTAAAGAAAAATAGTGTAAATGGTCTGAGTTTTCATAATAGAGCAGGGATATTAGTTAATTATATAATAAGGGATAGTAGCATATATACAGAAAACCATAAAAGAGATGCTTTTCAAAATAGAAGGGGGAATTTCAATGGAGAATAGGAGAAAGGTTGTTTTGTATATAGCTCAAAGTCTTGATGGTTTTATTGCAAGGGGAGATAATGATATCAGTTGGTTATCCATTGTTGAACGCGATAATGAGGATTATGGATATAATACTTTTATTAAGACAGTCGATACTGTATTCATGGGAAGAAAAACGTATGAGAAAGTATTATCCTTTGGTATCGAATTTCCACACAAAGGGAGAACTTGCTACGTGCTTTCAAAAACACTTCAGGGAACCGATGAAAATGTCCAGTTTTTCAGTGGCAACATTGGCGATTTAATAACTAAGATTAAAGAACAAAAAGGCAAGGACATTTTTATTGATGGGGGTTCTGAAGCAGTAAGGGAGTTTAGAGATAACGATTTGATTGACGAGTATGTAATCTCAATCATCCCAATCTTACTGGGCAAGGGAGTACGGTTATTTAGAGAAACACATACAGAAAATAATCTGAAATTAATAGAAAGTAAAGTTTTTGATTCTGGCTTGGTACAATTAAAATATGCTAGAGTGAAATAGTAGAATAGTGACAAAAAGGAGTCATTGGGGACACTTATCCTTGCAGTGTTGTTCCAGCGTATAAATGAAAAATAATAATATAACTATGAAACAAAAGCCATATTCTATGACCATAGAATGTGGCTTTTGCGATGGTTTCTTACCCTATTGACAGCATCAGATAGATGTGGCATATTTGTCATAGACTAGTTGGTCTAGACTGTATGGTCTATAAAAATGATAGAGGAGGCCAATAAAAGTTGAAAGAGAAGTTTTTTGAAAGAAAAGCAGAATTGCTGGAGGCAGCATTAGATGAATTTATAACAAAAAACTATGAAGATGCTTCGCTCAATAACATTATAAAGAATGCAGAGATTAGTAAAGGCACTTTTTACTACCACTTTAAGGATAAACAGGCACTTTACCTATTTTTATTAGAGTCTTCTGCAAAAACCAAATGGGAATTTGTAAGTAATAGGATCGATGGATATACAGAAGCATATGAGGGAAAGGGCATTTTTGAAAAATTTAAGATGCAAGCGAGAATTGGTGCAGAGTTTGCCGTTGCTTTTCCACAGTTTTATAGGTTAAGTAAGATGTTTACGAAAGAAAAGGGTAACAAAATATACGAAATTGCAAAGAGTATCTTAGGAAGTGAAACGGAAAAGTTGCTTGAAGAAATGATAGACAAAGCCATAGAAAATGGGGACTTTAAAAAGGAATTTTCTAAGGAATTTCTTGTAACAACTATAAGTTACCTGTTTATCCATTTTGATGAGATTTTTTATAGACCAGAGGATTTTGAACCTGAAAAAATGATAGAAAATCTTGATTGTTTTGTGGACTTTATGAAAGGCGGATTAGGTAAATAGAGAGCTTATCCAAATATAAGATGGGAGTGAAAACTATGGGGAATGGCCAATTCAGACGTTATGACAAACTGTTGGCTTTAACTTTTACAGTACTTACATTATTATTTTTTGTTTTGGCATTCACGAATAAGAGCTTTTTTGATTGGGCTTATGAACGCCACCAAAATCAATTAAGCTGGTATTTGAGACCACTGTTCCTTGTACCCTTTTGTTATTTTGCATATAAAAGAAGTTGGGCTGGTATTTTTGGAACGGTTTTTTTTCTTTTGACGAGTATGTTCTGGTTTCCAAAGCCGGAAGTTGTAAGTGACCAAGCAAAACAATTCTTGGAAATGGAAATGGAATATTTAAGCGGTGATTGGGGAGGAGCAAAAATACTGATGTCACTTCTTGTACCCGTTTCGTTTACCGCACTAGGCATAGCATTCTGGAAGCGCAGCTTATGGTTTGGATTATCCGTTGTTGTCTTTATGGCTGTAGCTAAAATGATTTGGAGTGTAGCCTTTGGAGGCGAAGCAGGAAAGTCCATCTTTATTCCTGCAATCATAGGTCTAGTAATTTGTGTTGGTTTAATTTATCTGGGATTTAGGAAGCTTGAAAAAAAGAATAAATGATATGATTGATGATTTGATGTTGGGAAACAAAAATATCTATAGGAGCACTGATGACCTTGATTTCCAAGGAGATTAGGGCTCTTTATTCATATTGAGTCGATGGGGGCGGTTCTCAATTATTTTGTTAATATAAAACCGCAGTTACACGATATAGGGACTCTCTCATAATTAACTGCTGTTTTTTTGTTGACCTGACTATAACTTCATACTTTATCATGAAGATAAAGGAGTGATGGTATTATGGATCAAAAGGAAAAATTAATTCGAAAGTATCAACAAATTTTAGAAGGAACTAAAGAGGAAATATTTCCATTGTTATGTCCTGTTCGTGAGAAGGAATGGTTGCAGGATTGGGAGTATAAGATGATTTATTCGGAAAGTGGGTTTGCAGAGAAAGGATGTATATTTGAGACAAATAACAACTATGGTAGCTTTCAATGGGTTGTAACTGAACATGATAAAGATAATCATAAGCTGCAATTTATTAAAGTAAGGGCGAATGATATATATGTAATCATAGATATTGACTTAACGGAGAAAGGTGAAAAGTTGACCCTAGGTAATATTCAATATACTTTTATACCATTAGGTAATGAAGCAGCCGAGATTATGTATAGAGAAAATACAGAAGAAGCATTTAATAAACATATGGAAAAATGGGAAGATTCACTAAATTACTATTTAAAGCATGCTAAAATGTTATTGTAACAATAAATAGTAAAGAAGGATTATACATGTATAAAATTGGGGATTTAGTAAGAAAGTTTAATTTATCAAGGAGTGCGATACTATATTACGATAAATTGGGCTTATTAAAGCCGATGGAGAGGAAATATAATAATTACCGATTGTATGGGCAAAAAGAAGTATTGAAACTAGAAAAAATTTTATTGTACAGAGAGTCAGGAATCTCATTGAGTGATATACAGAAGCTATTGGATGCTGAAAACAATAGTAACACAGGCATACTCGTGGAGCGTCTTAATAAGATACAAATGGAAATTAAGAATCTAAAAACTCAAGAGAAACTAGTACTGGATGTTTTAAAAGAAGAAGTCATTATGGGTAAAAGCATCTTCTCCACAAGTAAAACATGGACGGAAATGCTTATAAAGCTAGGGTATGAAGAAAAGGATTGGCTGAATTGGCATCGAGAATTTGAGTGGGATAATCCTGAGCAGCATAATAAATTTCTTAGAAGTTTAAATATGAAAGATGACGAAATTGATCATTTACTTGTATTGATTAGGGAAGATACAGATTAATTTTTTTTGAGAAGATATGAATGAATTTACATATTGGGCAATACTCATGAAACCGTTGTTACATGTTACACCGATACACCGAACCGTATTGTTGTAAATGAGGTTTCTATAGTATCTAATGCAAGTTGATTTTTCGCATAGTAAGAATATGCTTGCAATTTTTTCTCGTCAGTCTTCTCGATATCCTAAATCACTTAAGGTTAAATCTTTATATGCTTCTCCAATTCGGTACGAAGTAATTCTTTCGTTACCACTCGCTCCTTAAATAATACCTCTATTGAGCCAGGATATAGACCATTTAGTAATGGTAATTGGCTTGACGTGAAACAACTCCGCAATTTCCTTAATAGGAATTGGCAATTCTTTTTCAGTGTGAATCCATAGTACCAATGCTTCCATCAATGGTGGTACATCTGAATATTCGGGGGGAATATATTCTGGCTGTCTGGTTTTATTATCATATACAGCAAATAATACACCAGGAGGCATGGATCCCCTATAGTTACTTTTTGCAGACTTTCTACCAGTACCATGCTTTACAATAATCGAGTGGAGCTGTTTTATAAAATCCTCCGTTATAGAGTTTTATTTTGTTTTTCTTGCGATAAGAAAGAGATCGCAATAATTTCTTACTCTTCTACAACAGGTATTCTTAAGTCGTCTTTTTTCTGTTTAACTACACGAGCAACTTGTTCTAAATCAAGAGTATTTCCTTCTATACGTGTAGAATAATGAGTGGCTTTTAGTTTTACTTGTTCTCGTAGATCGTTTCTATATGTGGGGTATAGGCATTAATTCGATTATAGCTCGGGAGCGCTCAATTGACATTAGGTCTTTTACAATTGATTGGGAATAACCAAATTTAGGCAGGTACAAAAAATCCACCATCATATTTAATTCAAATTATAATTTAATTATACACTATTATACGCTAATTGGCATTTATAGCATGCAATTCATACGCTATTCATACGCTAATTTAAAAATTGAACTGCGATATAGAAAGGGCAGCTATCCTCGGGGCAGCTTGCCGAATCCATGGACAAGCTAGCAACCTATGGCGAAAGCCACATTACCTTTGTGATTGGTGGGAGTTAGGGTTAAGTCAAGAAGTACTGAAAAGAGCTGATGAAAAGCTATCATTATCGAAGATGACATTTCCACATCGCTCATGCGGTTAATTCTGTTGGAGCAGATATACAATAAGGCGCTTAGGATTAATACAGGTGCGTCGTATCATAAGTAAGCACAAAGTCATTGTTTTTAAGAGAAGCATCAAAGAACAACTGAATTTCTTTAATGCTCACTGCTGGGAGTTTACTAAATTGATTCATTAAGTGTGTTTCTACAGTGTTGGGCGGGATACACACGCATCATTCAAAATAAGCGAAACCGTATGAGCTTTCGTGTACAAACGTGAACGTTTTGTGACAGGATTTGCAAAAGTGGTTTCAAAACAACGAATGCTATGGGACAGGCTGAGCAGCGGGGTGGGTGGTATATTATACATAGAATATTAATATATAAGCGATGCTACTTATAGTCTGTCGATTACCATGGAAGATACTTATAGTCTGTATATATATAGTGTTCTTTTCTGTCCATATTTGTATAAGGGTGTAATAATAATGAGTATATTGGGAAATTTTGGCGAAACGGTTAAAGAACATAGGAATCAATTAGGCCTGTCGCAAGAACGCTTAGCGGAACTTTGCAATCTTCATAGAACATATATAGGCGCGGTTGAACGTGGCGAAAGGAATGTATCGTTAAAAAACATTGTGAGGATTGCCAGTGCTCTAGGAATAACTTCATCTGAGTTGTTATATAACATTGAAGGATGTGCTGAAATTGACCAGAGTAAGAATTACTAGTGAAAAAGCTTACTTAATGGGGCTTATTGTAGGCGGCGGAGTATTTAGAAATAATAACCAAATGGTAATCAATTTACCCTATAGATTGTGGGGAAGGGCAAAAATTAATCCAGCAAGAGCAGGTCAGTTAGCAAGTGATATCTTAAATAGAGTGAGACCGCTATTTGAAAGAACTTATAATATGCCGGTTACATTCTTACTTGAACCTGAGTGGCAAATTAGAAGTACTACGCCTCTCTCAAACGAACTTATAACTGACATGAATGCTTTTGGGATTATTCCAAACGGGAAAATAATCGAAACCGGCGACCTTACAACCTTAAGGACATTTTTGAATGCGGAGTTGTTTAAGAGAAATTTTATTGCTGGAATTGCCGATAGTATTGGAAGTCTTAATCCAAACCACAGACGGTTTGATTCTAACTTTCAAATAATTTCTTTTGAGTTTGCCGCTAAAAATAATTATAGACTTGTCTTTGATGTGTGCCAGGTACTACAAGAAGTGAATTGTTATACCGACCAATTACTTTGGAATCATCCGAATTTACATAGTTCGTCAAATCCCTATTATAAACCATGGAAAAAGGGTTACAAGGTTAGGGTGCTCATTGATTCCTATGTCGCGGCAGGTTCGTTTTTATTTCAAGCAAAGGCAGAAGCAGCAAATGAAAATTTAGCCACTCAAAATACAAATCATAACGCATTAAGGTGTGATGAAAAGGGTATTGATGAACATTCGATAAAAACAATTCATGAAGGCGAATCCTCTATGTGGATACCAGAAGAAATTAGGGGGTTACATTTTCTTCACAACAAGCACATATGTGCTGTATTGGGCTGTCAATACGCACCAATTCGTGAATTGGAACAGTTTGTTCGGAGAGCTGAGTATTGGATTAATCCATTCCCTATATATGTAAGAGATACATTGCAATATGTGCAAGAAAAAATTAACGGATCTGATGTTATGAGAAATAGAACTTATTCTTCCCAACCTTTCTCAGTGCGTCAACTTATACAATGTAGTGAAGAAGGACAAAAACTAATTTGGGGTAATTGCGAGGAATCGGGTTACCCTATTACACAGATTCTCCAAGGATTAGTTTGGCTGATTCAGAGAACAAATGGAGACACCAACAAGACTAGAATAACGGGGAATTATTTGGATTATTTGCATCAAGAACTGGATGCAGGTTTGCCGAATCTTGTAAATATATTAATAGAACGGCCAGACAAACTAACACCTATTCTTATTCGGAACGGTAGCTTTGCAGTAATTATAGGTCCAAATAATCCGCGAGTTTATAGAAATCTAATTACACGGCATGATAACCTACGAATTTCCGTTCGTGAAATACAGGAAGGTGATTTAGATTAGTAACGAAAAAAAGTATTACGCCGAAATTCTGAACAATCTTAAAGAGGAGTTTATTGCGATTTTTCAGAGTGAAGGATTGCCTTATCTAGTGTTGGGGGATATAGATACACTTTTGTCAGTCGGCATTATAAAGGTATCGACTGAATCGGGAGTTTATTATGATGAAATAAGGTATTATGCAGAGAGTCTTGGGCAGTTAAAAATTGATTTGTTTTTAATTATCATAAATCCAGAGAATAAGAAATTTGAGATTGTTATTGGCGAAGTAAAAGATATATCTTCCTTAGGATTAAAAGAGTACTCTCAATTAATCGGTTATTGTCTTAGTAGTTACTCCGGTTATGGGTTGTTAATAAATGTTAATGGGGGTGCAAGTAAGAATTTAACTGACTTATTAGCACTAGATGAAGATTTATCAATTGTGAGGAGATTAACCCAAGCGGGCGAATTAATAGAACATCAATTCGGAGTTTTCAAATGGAACTCAAAAAATAGTCAAGCCGAATCACTTCAATTGGGCAGAATATATTCATTACCTGCAATGATAATTGAGC
Above is a genomic segment from Desulfuribacillus stibiiarsenatis containing:
- a CDS encoding MerR family transcriptional regulator, translating into MYKIGDLVRKFNLSRSAILYYDKLGLLKPMERKYNNYRLYGQKEVLKLEKILLYRESGISLSDIQKLLDAENNSNTGILVERLNKIQMEIKNLKTQEKLVLDVLKEEVIMGKSIFSTSKTWTEMLIKLGYEEKDWLNWHREFEWDNPEQHNKFLRSLNMKDDEIDHLLVLIREDTD
- a CDS encoding TetR/AcrR family transcriptional regulator, producing the protein MKEKFFERKAELLEAALDEFITKNYEDASLNNIIKNAEISKGTFYYHFKDKQALYLFLLESSAKTKWEFVSNRIDGYTEAYEGKGIFEKFKMQARIGAEFAVAFPQFYRLSKMFTKEKGNKIYEIAKSILGSETEKLLEEMIDKAIENGDFKKEFSKEFLVTTISYLFIHFDEIFYRPEDFEPEKMIENLDCFVDFMKGGLGK
- a CDS encoding dihydrofolate reductase family protein, which gives rise to MENRRKVVLYIAQSLDGFIARGDNDISWLSIVERDNEDYGYNTFIKTVDTVFMGRKTYEKVLSFGIEFPHKGRTCYVLSKTLQGTDENVQFFSGNIGDLITKIKEQKGKDIFIDGGSEAVREFRDNDLIDEYVISIIPILLGKGVRLFRETHTENNLKLIESKVFDSGLVQLKYARVK
- a CDS encoding helix-turn-helix domain-containing protein → MSILGNFGETVKEHRNQLGLSQERLAELCNLHRTYIGAVERGERNVSLKNIVRIASALGITSSELLYNIEGCAEIDQSKNY
- the rlmH gene encoding 23S rRNA (pseudouridine(1915)-N(3))-methyltransferase RlmH, which produces MQITIITVGKLKEKYLQMGIDEYAKRLSSYAKLQIIELPDEKAPENLSEAGEIQVKDKEGLRILSNIKPDSYCIALAIEGKQQSSEQLAESMDKLATYGKSHITFVIGGSLGLSQEVLKRADEKLSFSKMTFPHQLMRLILLEQVYRAFRIIKGEPYHK